A part of Corvus cornix cornix isolate S_Up_H32 chromosome Z, ASM73873v5, whole genome shotgun sequence genomic DNA contains:
- the LINGO2 gene encoding leucine-rich repeat and immunoglobulin-like domain-containing nogo receptor-interacting protein 2 has product MRHTALTCWQPFLGLAVLLVFTSPTVGCPARCECSAQNKSVSCHRRRLMSIPEGIPIETKILDLSKNRLKSVNPEEFTSYPLLEEIDLSDNIVSNVEPGAFNNLFNLRSLRLKGNRLKLVPLGVFTGLSNLTKLDISENKIVILLDYMFQDLHNLKSLEVGDNDLVYISHRAFSGLLSLEQLTLERCNLTAVPTEALSHLHNLISLHLKQLNINALPAYAFKRLFRLKDLQIEAWPLLDMLPANSLYGLNLTSLSITNTNLSAVPYSAFKHLVYLTHLNLSYNPISTIEAGMLSDLVRLQELHMVGAQLRTIEPHAFQGLRFLRVLNVSQNLLETLEENVFHSSKSLEVLCINNNPLACDCRLLWILQRQPTLQFGSEPPMCAGPDSVRERSFRDFHSTALSFYFTCKKPKIQDKKLQYLVVEEGQTVQLMCKADGDPQPTISWVTPRRRLITTKSNGRATVLGDGTLEIRFAQDQDTGIYVCIASNAAGNDTYSASLTVKGFTSDRFLYANRTPMYMTDSNDTSSNGTNANSYSLDLKTILVSTAMGCFTFLGVVLFCFLLLFVWSRGKGKHKTSIDLEYVPRKNNGAVVEGEVSGPRRFNMKMI; this is encoded by the coding sequence ATGCGTCACACAGCTCTAACATGCTGGCAGCCGTTCCTGggtctggctgtgctgcttgtCTTCACAAGCCCCACCGTGGGCTGCCCGGCCCGCTGTGAATGCTCAGCACAGAACAAGTCTGTCAGCTGTCACCGAAGACGTCTGATGTCCATTCCAGAAGGCATTCCCATTGAGACCAAAATCTTGGACCTCAGCAAGAACCGACTGAAAAGTGTTAACCCTGAGGAATTCACATCGTACCCGTTGCTGGAGGAGATTGACCTCAGTGACAATATTGTCTCCAATGTTGAGCCTGGAGCCTTTAACAATCTCTTCAACTTGCGCTCCTTGCGGCTGAAAGGAAACCGTCTGAAGCTGGTCCCCCTTGGGGTGTTCACTGGGTTGTCAAACTTAACAAAGCTTGATATAAGTGAAAACAAGATTGTCATTTTGCTAGACTACATGTTTCAAGATCTGCATAACCTAAAATCCCTGGAGGTTGGGGACAATGATTTGGTGTATATATCACACAGGGCCTTCAGTGGGCTGCTTAGCCTGGAGCAGCTTACCCTGGAGAGATGCAACCTCACAGCCGTACCAACAGAAGCTCTTTCTCACCTCCACAACCTCATCAGTCTGCATTTGAAACAGCTCAACATTAACGCTTTGCCGGCATATGCCTTTAAAAGACTGTTTCGCCTGAAAGACCTACAGATAGAGGCCTGGCCACTCCTGGACATGCTGCCTGCCAACAGTCTGTACGGTCTCAACCTAACTTCTCTCTCCATCACAAACACCAACCTGTCTGCAGTACCTTACTCTGCTTTTAAACACCTGGTTTACCTGACACATCTCAACCTCTCTTACAACCCCATCAGCACCATTGAAGCAGGCATGCTGTCAGATTTAGTGCGCCTGCAGGAGCTTCACATGGTGGGGGCACAGCTGCGCACCATTGAACCACATGCTTTCCAAGGGCTCCGATTCTTGCGCGTGCTCAACGTGTCCCAAAACCTGCTAGAAACCCTAGAAGAGAATGTATTCCATTCCTCCAAAAGCCTTGAGGTCCTCTGCATTAACAACAACCCTCTGGCCTGTGACTGCCGTCTTCTTTGGATTTTGCAGCGGCAGCCCACCTTGCAGTTTGGTAGCGAACCACCAATGTGTGCTGGCCCAGACAGTGTCAGAGAGAGGTCATTCAGAGattttcacagcacagctctctcCTTTTACTTCACCTGTAAGAAGCCCAAGATACAAGACAAGAAGTTGCAGTACCTGGTAGTGGAGGAAGGACAGACCGTGCAGTTGATGTGCAAGGCTGACGGGGACCCACAGCCTACCATCTCCTGGGTTACCCCACGCCGGAGGCTGATCACAACTAAATCAAATGGTAGAGCCACTGTGCTGGGAGATGGTACCCTGGAGATCCGATTTGCCCAAGACCAGGACACTGGGATCTATGTCTGTATTGCAAGTAATGCAGCTGGGAATGACACCTACTCGGCCTCCCTGACAGTAAAGGGGTTTACTTCAGACCGTTTCCTTTATGCCAACAGGACCCCTATGTATATGACAGACTCCAACGACACAAGTTCTAACGGAACCAATGCGAACAGTTACTCTCTGGACCTTAAGACAATATTGGTGTCCACAGCTATGGGCTGTTTCACATTCCTTggagtggttttattttgtttccttcttctttttgtgTGGAGCCGAGGGAAaggcaaacacaaaaccagcattGACCTTGAATATGTCCCTCGCAAAAACAATGGTGCTGTGGTTGAAGGGGAGGTTTCTGGACCACGAAGGTTCAATATGAAAATGATTTGA